The Bacteroidales bacterium genome includes the window GCTAATGCACCTAAAGCTACTAAACCGGCAAATAATTCATTTTCGGTAAAAGATAACATTATAATCATTGTTACAAGCAATACCAAAAAAGGCAAAATATAGCCGATAAATAATGCTCTGAACCCTAATGATTGTTTATAATACACTTCAACATGCTCTCCTTGTTTATATTCATTTGGGTTTGCAACAAACACATCAACTATTTTTTCTTCAACATCAGAAACAGAGCAAGAACCTTTTACCGAACAAGACGCACAACTTGAATGACTTATAATGCTGACTTGCAACTCACTGCCTTTAACTTCCTTAATGATTCCCTTATGCTCTATTTGTACATTTTTCCCCACACCAAAATTTTAAAACTGCAAATTTAAGTAATTAGAATTAATCAACTCATTTTATAAAACATAAATTTTAATTTAGAACGGTTTTAAATAAATGCTGTATTCTATTAAATTAGATAAATTATGAGATTTTTTAAAACTTCAACTTCTGAGAATACTATTCATAATTATGTGCCGGAACATATTCTTTAAATCCTGCAAAAAAACGGAACTTATGTATTTTTCGACTTTTTATGCGAATACAAAAATTTAAATTGTTGCAAATTAACTAAACGGCACAAGTAAAATTATTTATCTTAGATATCCTGTTCCTCTTTCTTGAACAACATTAATAAAATTTTGTATTGAGCGGTTATAACCCTTTTCGATATCATCAGGAAAATAACAGGCAGGCAATTCATCGTTTCTTCTGTGAGAAGCAATACAGTCGCAACATATTCCTTTAGTTGAGCACGGATATGAACAATTACACTTTTTTAAATTATTAGCCTTTTTACATTCCATAGTTTTTATTTTTAATTTATTGTTGTTTTAAAAAAAATCACAAAATATCTTTAAGAATTTCATCTAATTCTTCGGCACTTAGATTTGAACCTATTATTTTACCGTTTTTATCTAATAAATAATTTACGGGGAAAGTTCTGATACCGTACAGCTTAACAACATCTGAATCTAAACCTTTTATATCTGACACACATATCCAATTTATTTTGTCAGCTTCAATTACTTGCTTCCATTGTTTTTTATTTCTTTCCAAACAAGCTTGAAAAATCTCGAAACCTTTCGGCTTAAACTTATCATATAATTTTTTATATTCGGGATTTCTGCTTCGGCTTAATCCGTGCCATGATGCTGCAAAATCAAGCAATACATATTTTCCTTGTAATGAGGATAAAGAAATGTTTGTTTCTGATGTATCGGGCAATGAAAAATCAGGTGCCTGCATTCCGTCTTGTGTTCTTTTTCTTACTTCAATTTTATCTGAGAGTTCTTTATAATATACCGAAGTTCTTACCGTATCTTTAAAGTTTTCGGTTATTTTTTCAAGTTCATTTAAAGGTAAATAATCTGCTAAGCTTCGAGATGCAATGAATGTTGAAACAAAGCTTTCGTTATTTTCTTTAACATATTTCAAAATAAAATTCATTTGCTCTTCCGAAACTGCTCTGAAATCGGTTTCTAATTCTGTCAGTAATGCTGTATCGTTGTTAGACATAGCAATGTCTTTTTGTTCATAAATTTTACTTTGTTTATTTTCAAACACAACATTATTTTCTAAAAATGCAACATATTCGGCATGTGTTTTTGAACCTTGCACTTCAACCATGCCTTGTTTATTATAATCTGCATTTACCTGAACATGATTGGGTTCCATAAAAAATTCAATAATAATTTGTCCGTCATCAACAATAAGGTAGTATAGTTCAGGGGTGTTGATTTTAACATGTTTAAACTTGAATTTACTTTTGGTCATAAATAAGGAATCAATTGTAACAAGCTTACCGTCAAGATATTTACCTAATACAACTTTCCCTTCAAAATAACCTGTTATATATCCCTTTATTAAGTAATCATTTTCTTTTTTATAAGAATTTTTGCAAGAAAAGAATACTAAAAAAGAAATAATAAGTATGATAAGTTTTTTCATATTCATAAAATTAATTATTCGGTGTTTTGACTTATGCAAAGATAATTTATTTTCAGAATTCATTAAATTTTTAAATCTTCGCAGGCTCAAAATTCAAATATGAACGATATTTTTGAAAACGGAAGGAAACTGCCGCTGATTCAGGAATTTTATACAATTCAGGGCGAAGGTTATCATACGGGGAAAGCTGCATATTTTATAAGAATAGGCGGTTGTGATATAGGCTGTAGTTGGTGCGATACAAAAGTTTCGTGGAATACTGATTCGCATACATTAGCATCAACGAAAGGAATTATCGAAAAAGCATATTTATCCGAAGCAAAATCAATTGTTGTAACCGGAGGTGAACCGTTAAGTTATGATTTGAATTATTTAATACGAAAGGCAAAAGAAAAAAACTTACAAACTTTTCTTGAAACTTCCGGAGCTTACGAATTATCAGGAGAATGGGATTGGGTTTGTTTATCTCCAAAAAAACAAAAGCCTCCTTTGGCAGATATATATTCAAAAGCTGATGAACTAAAAATGATTATTTTTAAAAATGAAGATTTGCTTTGGGCAGAGGAGTGCTCAAAAAAAGTATCTGAAAACTGTAAGTTATATTTACAACCCGAATGGAGTAACAGAGAAGAAAATACTTTAAGAATAATAGAATACGTGAAAAAGAATCCTAAATGGAATTTATCCGTTCAACTTCATAAATATTTGCATATTCCGTAATTATCAACATAAAAAACAAAGGCTCTTCAGTTAAGAAAAGCCTTTGTTAATACCTGTAAATCTATTTATACCAACTTATTTCTCTTATAAATGCATCCGTAAATCCCATACTGTGAATTGTTACGAGATATTTCTCAGCATCAGATTTGAATTTATATTTTCCGTATGTATAATGATTTAAATTATCATTTCCGCTTCTGATTTTTACCTTTCCTCTGAAATCTTTAAAGAATCTGTGTTCTTTTGATATTTTTCTGGAGAAAGCACCTAATTGAATTGTGTAAACACCGCTTATTCCTCCGTCATCTAAATCATCTTGATTTGTATCAGTATTATCAACAACATCAGTAAAGGCATTATTTGCACCTTGTTTATCTAAAATTGTAACTAACACATCTTTATCGGTATTTTTATATTCCAATAAATCAACATATATCATATTTTCGGTAACGCCTTCACGTTTCAGATAATCTATAATATTTTGCTTTCTTTTTTTTGCAATTTTCTCATCTGTACCGTTTTTTGTAGAAATATTAACAACTAAGTCGTTATTTTCCGACATAAAATCAGACAAAACATTCAGGAACAGATAGTTTTCATTATTTAAATCAGAGCTGCCTTCTTCAAAATCTAAAGAATACACTTTATGAACTTTGCCTCTGTTAATTTTATCTAAATTATAATTTCCTAAATCTTTTTCAATTTCATCGTCATAAGGAGCTGAAAAGGTAAATGCTTCAAAAAAATGTTCGGGAGCTTCTGCGGAAGCGAAATAATTATTATCTCTGTCAACATTTGCCGAAAAATCGCCGTCAGTTTTTTGATTAAAGAATCTTTTCTTTGTAGCAATATTGCTTATTTTTACATCGCATTCAGTTCCTGTTTCACTTTGCACGTTTCCGCTTACTAAAAGATGATATAGTGATGAGTCTGAATAATTCACTAAAAAGATATCTCCCCTGCCCTTTCCTTCCGGGCGTTTTGACATAAAATAGGCTTTTTTATTATCGCTTGTTTCAAAATAAAAAATATCATCTTCTACAGAATTAACGGGCATTCCGAGATTAACAGGTTTTCCGAATTTAGTGGGACTTGCTCCTTTTGATTTGAAAATATCATACCCGCCGATAGAATTGTGCCCTTTTGAACTAAAAAACAATGTTCCGTCAGCATGTATATAAGGACTTTCTTCGTCAAATTTTGTATTTATTTTTTTTCCGAGGTTTTTTGCATCCGTCCAATTTCCGTTTTTATCTTTTTTTATGTAATAAATATCTTTTCCGCCTTTTCCTCCGGGGCGATTACTTGAAAAATAAACAATGTTTC containing:
- a CDS encoding SoxR reducing system RseC family protein, whose translation is MGKNVQIEHKGIIKEVKGSELQVSIISHSSCASCSVKGSCSVSDVEEKIVDVFVANPNEYKQGEHVEVYYKQSLGFRALFIGYILPFLVLLVTMIIMLSFTENELFAGLVALGALAPYYLVVYLTKDKLKKTFSFSIKKSIVYPKTGAVNI
- a CDS encoding DUF6485 family protein codes for the protein MECKKANNLKKCNCSYPCSTKGICCDCIASHRRNDELPACYFPDDIEKGYNRSIQNFINVVQERGTGYLR
- a CDS encoding AhpC/TSA family protein, which produces MKKLIILIISFLVFFSCKNSYKKENDYLIKGYITGYFEGKVVLGKYLDGKLVTIDSLFMTKSKFKFKHVKINTPELYYLIVDDGQIIIEFFMEPNHVQVNADYNKQGMVEVQGSKTHAEYVAFLENNVVFENKQSKIYEQKDIAMSNNDTALLTELETDFRAVSEEQMNFILKYVKENNESFVSTFIASRSLADYLPLNELEKITENFKDTVRTSVYYKELSDKIEVRKRTQDGMQAPDFSLPDTSETNISLSSLQGKYVLLDFAASWHGLSRSRNPEYKKLYDKFKPKGFEIFQACLERNKKQWKQVIEADKINWICVSDIKGLDSDVVKLYGIRTFPVNYLLDKNGKIIGSNLSAEELDEILKDIL
- a CDS encoding 7-carboxy-7-deazaguanine synthase QueE, with product MNDIFENGRKLPLIQEFYTIQGEGYHTGKAAYFIRIGGCDIGCSWCDTKVSWNTDSHTLASTKGIIEKAYLSEAKSIVVTGGEPLSYDLNYLIRKAKEKNLQTFLETSGAYELSGEWDWVCLSPKKQKPPLADIYSKADELKMIIFKNEDLLWAEECSKKVSENCKLYLQPEWSNREENTLRIIEYVKKNPKWNLSVQLHKYLHIP